aaaaaaagaaagaaaaaaaatccgAGAGATATAGATAAGAtgccaacaacaacaatgcAAGATCTTGTCTATTAGCGGCACTTTCCAAAAGAAtaccatttttttttttttttttttttttttggttcatattatcaattttgtGATACATAGTTTTTGTACTGAATTTCTTATCTATAatttaacaataaaaaatttaactAGCCGTATATACTTGAGATAAAggataaattaataatattgattacaaagaaaaaaaaaaggcgTCATGGAAACTCCGAAACAATATATTCTAtacttgaaaaaaagataacTGGGTATTGAAAATTGCCTTATATATATGATGGTTAGATAACGATTTTCAGGATGAATAATCTTGCATTTAaactaaaattaaaaattagTTGAATAATTGAACCATTTTTTCACCCTTGAATTAGGAATAACGTTCgctgataataataaataataataaaactaatttaaaatttcgGAAAAACGGTAGAATACAAATTGTTCCTTAAAACTACATGAATTGGAAGAATTGTTAAAGgaattggattttttttttatcttaTCAAGATTGAATTAGCGGCTATATTacactgaaaaaaaaaaaaaaaagaaaatatggAATTGTGTTGCCTTCCATTAGGTTTACCCAATTTCATATCAGTTATTGATATtagaaacaattgataaactGCTATaacaatgaaattaatataaAATGTTAGTATATCATCTATGCCaagactttttttttttcattctaatacaatttttgttaatttttagttttcattttgaaaactCCCCAATAATatcttttcaaattacagaaaatgaaagattTAACATATGTTATCACAGAAACCAGTATCCCACAAAGTTCAAttagaaaaaacaaaaaaaaaaaaaataatttttttttcagtttatTAAAAGTACATGTACATGTACATTTCAGTTCAATTTAATATGTTCAGCATTTGCAATTGGTACATTTCTAAGTACTGTGATTGGAGTAGGGGATGGGGaaggagggggggggggcaTAAAATACTGTTCTGGATACATCAATGGTgtatattaatttatcatattTAATACCTATTGCCTGCTTATTGGTGAAAACGAAATTTTCAACCGAAAGATTTGATGATCGTTCATAATTTTGTTTGGGAAAATTCGGATTGCCAATGAATATTGCTTCTGTTCTTTGGGTGTGCTGAACTATGCTTGTGTTGTAGTAGGAATAACCTGTATTATTGGAATAATGTTGTGGTTTGCTCATGGACAGAAACACTATAACCATAATATTGATCTCAAACATTTCCAATAAAAAAGTGAATGCCTTTTTGCCCATCAGAAAGCATACTTTACTTTACATAGAAACCTAAAAAAAGACATATTATGTTTAACATAGTTTTTagacacacacacacacacacacatcTATATACATgtatacatatatacaaggtttcaaaattaaaccCATCTTTTTATGTCCACGAATCACTGTTTATTACTCAACAAATGGAAATAGCATAACCTATCATAATCACCAACCTCTTTTTTCCAACTTTTCATCCtctttaattgaatcaattgcaATTCCTCCCATCAACTCACCCAAATCAGTTGAATATTGCAAAAGTTTAACTGGGTCATTGTAATGAGTGGTAGCGTTGACAATTGCCTTGGCCAATTTTTCTGGGTTCTTTGACTTGAAAATACCAGATCCAACAAAAACACCATCACAACCCAATTGCATCAATAATGCAGCATCAGCTGGAGTTGACACACCACCAgcacaaaacaaaaccacTGGTAATTTCTTTGCTTCAATGactttaattaataattcagTGGGGACTCTTAATTTGCGTGCAAGTTCAACAATTTCCGTTTcacttttcaattttgaggcttcttcaatatcttttttaATAGTTCTAATATGATCCACTGCTGATGAAACATCACCAGTACCTGCTTCACCTTTACATCTAATCATGGCTGCTCCTTCATGAATTCTTCTCAATGCTTCACCCAAGTTTCTTGCTCCACATACAAATGGCACTTTGAATTTGGTTTTATCAATATGATATACAGTGTCAGCCGGAGTTAAAACTTCACTTTCATCAATGTAATCTACACCTAAAGCTTCCAAAATTTGACTTTCAGTAAAATGACCAATTCTACATTTTGCCATAACTGGGATTTTAACTGTCTCCATTATATCTTTAATCATTTTCGGATCAGACATTCTACAAacttgatttgattttctcATTTCAGCAGGAATTCTTTCTAATGCCATAACAGCACAAGCACCAGCTGCCTCAGCGATTTTGGCTTGATCAGCATTAACAACATCCATTATAACACCGCCTTTAAGCATTTGTGCTAAACCGGCCTTTACTTTGAAATCTGACATGGCTCTAAAGTTTTATCAATGAGTAATGATATCAAGGAAtaaaaaacagaaaaataacaaaaaaaggtggggggggggggaggggagGGAAAGGGAGTTTTATAAAGtcaattaaaagaaaagaaagaaagaaagaaaaaaaagcataatagaattgaaaaatttggaaagggaaattgttaaaatatttatatttattcttGTTGGGTGGGTTTGTGAAGGTAAAATGGGGTCAAAACcttaatcaaataaaaatataaaaatttgaataataatactacaGAACattaaaaacaagaaaaatgaaaaaaaaaaaaaaaaaaaaaaagaataatctAAGCCTTAGAACATCCTTCAGCAATTCTCCTTAATACCCTCGTGATTTTTAGATTATCTCTATTACTTGAAATCCCATCTAatggtttcttttcttttttttttgactcTGTTAAGAAGAACTCCAAATAAAACTCTATTATAtgactaataataataataataataacaataataataattataaattgcttaattattatgattGTTACAGTTGGTACTAGGaatggttgttgttgttgttgtatttttgGGTACGATGAAGGCTTGGCAAAAGTACCgaaaaatttacaaagGATGTACCAAGCCACCTCCCTGAGAATGATGTACCAGTGCCATATCAGTTAAGAGTTGATACAAGTTTTACTCATTAGATTAATTGGAGCTCAATtagttttttcaattaacctacaaattgattaatcCAACAGAGCTTTAATTTGGTTTTCCccagatttttttttttcttgtattGTTAGTGGAAACCTTATGCTTATTGTAATATTTGGGGCAACAAACCTCTTTGCTACAAGTAGATTTATTCATGATGGATACAGCATTGTTAAGGGGGATGTTTTACCATAGCAATTGTATTTACATTGGGATTCACGGATCTTAGAAGCTGATGATCATATACCAATTGTCGCATATACGGATCGATTCCTCTATGCGTTTAAAACGCTGATTCAAGAAAACAGTTTTGTGTCAAAAATACCTGTCTGAGAATCAACTAAATTCGTTTTAGAGGGGTTGAACTAGTAAATTTCATCGTTCAATAGAAGTTTAACCACgataattcaacaattctaTTCAAACTGTGTTAGAACATCacaatttatatattgttATCGTTTTTTTCTAGTTTTAAAAGTCctaaacaaaatcaatcacTAGTATAAGGAATAAAtgtatcaacaacaacaacaaataacgaagttcaaaaaaaaaaaaaaaaaaaaaaaagactcACAAGTCACGTTCTCCAAATCAGAGtcaaaattttcttctttttcttcccCTCAACCTTGAGTAGTTTAAAACCATAGTTGATCAAGACCCGCCGCTATTGATCTTTTCAGTTTgaattcttctttctttaattttattcttttttttttttttttgaaattgtgcCTCTATAACAAATTTAATGACCATAGAGAGATCAGTGACAATAGGTGTTTTGGCTTTACAAGGTGCATTCCGCGAACATATTGCATATTTTAATCATGTCATCGAATCAAACCCAGATCAATACTCGGAGTATGACATCAGGTTAAAGGAAGTGAAGACAAAACAAGATCTTGAGCAGTGTGACTCATTGGTTATTCCTGGGGGAGAAAGTAGTTCCATTTCTTACATTGCCGAGAGAACCGAATTATTACCACATCTATACGAATTTGTTTCCGacaaatccaaatcaatttgGGGGACTTGTGCTggattgatttttttgtcaAAACAGTTAGTCAATGGTATCgagaatcaacaaattttggGTGCATTAGATATAGAAGTCAGTAGAAATGCATTTGGTAGACAGattgattcatttgaaCAGTCGCTCGATTTCAGTTCATTTATACCTGGTTGCACAGATTTCCCGACCGTGTTTATTAGAGCACCGGTTGTGaccaaaatattgattcaaaGAGAATGTTTAAAGGAAGAGGTAATAAGATCTAACAATTCATATCAGAACCCGGCACCCGTCAAAGTATTGTATTCATTGAAAAACTATGATGGAAAAGATCACGAATTGATTGTGGCCGTTAAACAAGGTCATATTTTAGGCACTTCATTTCATCCAGAGCTAGCTGATGATTACAGATTTCACAAGTGGTttcttgatgaatttgtAATAAAGAAACTCAAACAATATACTGGTAGAGAAACATAATGTTGAATATATAGTAAATAGAAAGAGTACAAAGCACAACTGAAAAACTTGACTCGTAATTAACACAAAAGAAAGgacaaaccaaaaaaaataatccaaaccaaaaaattaaaaaaaaaaaaaactctaAAATCAGTGTAAGGAGTTGTGATTACCATAACTtgcaaaatattttcataaACAGTGATGCAGCATCCAAGGATGTTCAATCAGGCATCCACGAATACAAGGAAACCCAATGGGTTGGATTCAAGTATAAAGGCTCCTAACGTTTCTAA
This is a stretch of genomic DNA from Candida dubliniensis CD36 chromosome 1, complete sequence. It encodes these proteins:
- a CDS encoding pyridoxin biosynthesis protein, putative (Similar to S. cerevisiae SNZ1;~Similar to C. albicans SNZ99), translating into MSDFKVKAGLAQMLKGGVIMDVVNADQAKIAEAAGACAVMALERIPAEMRKSNQVCRMSDPKMIKDIMETVKIPVMAKCRIGHFTESQILEALGVDYIDESEVLTPADTVYHIDKTKFKVPFVCGARNLGEALRRIHEGAAMIRCKGEAGTGDVSSAVDHIRTIKKDIEEASKLKSETEIVELARKLRVPTELLIKVIEAKKLPVVLFCAGGVSTPADAALLMQLGCDGVFVGSGIFKSKNPEKLAKAIVNATTHYNDPVKLLQYSTDLGELMGGIAIDSIKEDEKLEKRGW
- a CDS encoding SNO-family glutamine amidotransferase, putative (Similar to S. cerevisiae SNO1;~Similar to C. albicans SNO1), encoding MTIERSVTIGVLALQGAFREHIAYFNHVIESNPDQYSEYDIRLKEVKTKQDLEQCDSLVIPGGESSSISYIAERTELLPHLYEFVSDKSKSIWGTCAGLIFLSKQLVNGIENQQILGALDIEVSRNAFGRQIDSFEQSLDFSSFIPGCTDFPTVFIRAPVVTKILIQRECLKEEVIRSNNSYQNPAPVKVLYSLKNYDGKDHELIVAVKQGHILGTSFHPELADDYRFHKWFLDEFVIKKLKQYTGRET